Proteins from a single region of Scleropages formosus chromosome 22, fSclFor1.1, whole genome shotgun sequence:
- the LOC108918361 gene encoding methyltransferase-like protein 7A gives MALLMNALTLFFNLLSVPLQLMEFLGIYGVYKRFFPFLMFKMSAAYNKKMHEYKKELFGNLAEFAERGSALRLLEVGCGSGANFQFYPRGCKVVCTDPNPHFHKYLQKSLVANEHLTFEKFVVAEGENLSAVEDGSVDVVVCTLVLCTVKSPPRVLAEVRRVLRPGGAFYFMEHVVSDPSTWIYFFQHVLQPLWYYFGDGCELTRATWKHLEAAGFSELKLRHIQPRLSFLIRPHIIGYAVK, from the exons ATGGCTCTGCTCATGAACGCGCTAACGCTCTTCTTCAACCTGTTAAGCGTTCCGCTCCAATTGATGGAGTTTTTGGGGATTTACGGCGTCTACAAGCGCTTCTTCCCCTTCCTCATGTTCAAAATGTCTGCGGCGTACAACAAGAAAATGCACGAGTACAAGAAGGAGCTCTTCGGCAACCTGGCCGAGTTCGCGGAGCGGGGCAGCGCGCTGCGGCTGCTCGAGGTGGGCTGCGGGAGCGGGGCCAACTTCCAGTTCTACCCCCGGGGCTGCAAGGTCGTGTGCACGGACCCGAACCCGCACTTCCACAAGTATCTGCAGAAGAGCCTCGTCGCGAACGAGCACCTGACATTTGAGAAGTTCGTGGTGGCGGAGGGGGAGAACCTGTCGGCGGTGGAGGACGGCTCCGTGGATGTGGTGGTGTGCACGCTGGTGCTGTGCACGGTCAAGAGTCCGCCGCGCGTGCTGGCGGAGGTGCGGCGCGTGCTGAGGCCT GGCGGCGCGTTCTATTTCATGGAACACGTGGTGTCGGATCCGTCCACCTGGATATACTTCTTCCAGCATGTCCTCCAGCCCCTGTGGTATTACTTTGGGGACGGCTGTGAACTGACCAGAGCCACGTGGAAGCATCTGGAAGCTGCAGGTTTTTCAGAGCTGAAGCTGCGGCACATCCAGCCTCGCCTCTCCTTCCTCATCAGGCCACACATTATCGGTTACGCGGTAAAGTAA
- the atf1 gene encoding cyclic AMP-dependent transcription factor ATF-1, with protein sequence MMEEVQQGSNGTESQTVTIPTTISASQISQIAQQMSLGGSPVTVVQLPGGQFQVQGVIQSAQSSVIQSPQVQATQGQSDSDDSQESSDSAASSHKSREILARRPSYRKILNDLSAEEVASRNEGEEENASSSAMTAVTVPTPIYQTSTGQYIAIAPNGTIQLASPGAEGVQGLQTLTMTNSASAQQGATILQYAQTPDGQQILVPSSQVVVQGAGGEMQTYQIRTAPTTSSLPQTVVMTSPVSISSQTTKTDDPQVKREIRLAKNREAARECRRKKKEYVKCLENRVAVLENQNKTLIEELKTLKDLYCVKTG encoded by the exons ATGATGGAGGAGGTGCAGCAGGGCAGCAATGGCACTGAATCACAGACTGTCACCATCCCTACCACCATCAGCGCCTCCCAGATCTCCCAGATAGCACAGCAG ATGTCCCTAGGAGGTTCCCCGGTCACTGTTGTGCAACTCCCGGGGGGACAGTTCCAGGTCCAGGGGGTCATTCAGTCAGCACAGTCATCTGTCATCCAGtcaccccaggtgcaggctacTCAG GGCCAGTCGGACAGTGACGACTCCCAAGAGTCTTCTGACAGTGCCGCCTCCTCCCATAAGTCCCGGGAAATCTTGGCCAGACGTCCCTCTTACAG AAAGATTCTAAACGACCTGTCAGCGGAGGAGGTGGCGTCTCGAAACGAAGGCGAGGAAGAGAACGCCTCATCGTCGGCCATGACCGCAGTAACTGTCCCCACCCCCATCTACCAGACCAGCACGGGGCAATACA TTGCCATCGCACCAAACGGCACCATCCAGCTGGCTAGCCCAGGAGCAGAGGGTGTACAGGGCCTGCAGACACTCACTATGACCAACTCTGCTTCGGCGCAGCAGGGTGCAACTATTCTTCAGTATGCCCAGACACCTGATGGGCAGCAAATCCTGGTGCCCAGTAGCCAGGTGGTGGTGCAGG GTGCAGGAGGAGAGATGCAGACCTACCAGATCCGCACTGCACCCACAACCAGCTCACTTCCCCAAACAGTGGTCATGACTTCCCCAGTCAGCATTTCCTCCCAGACCACCAAGACAGACGACCCCCAGGTGAAAAGGGAAATTCGACTGGCTAAGAACAG GGAGGCGGCACGGGAATGtcggaggaagaagaaggagtaTGTGAAGTGTCTGGAGAACCGTGTGGCAGTACTGGAGAACCAGAATAAGACGCTGATTGAGGAGCTGAAGACTTTAAAAGACCTATACTGCGTGAAAACAGGGTAA